TTGAGACATGCACCGTGTCGAGGCTTTTGGGACAGGCCTACCTACCTGCGAAGCATGTGGCgtaggagggggggcgggtaGAGTTACAGACCGCTTAACTACCACCTATGCTGGGGAGAAATCTTAGTATCTTCAGGCGCCACAAAAGCTCCGCGGGCCCACCAAGGTGTTGTTAGGTTGAGTGTAGCTTCAAAGTGATGAGTCCTGTGTAGGTAGTAATGAAGATAGAAGCATGATCCCATCGACGGCCTTCGTTATTAAATTACTCGGTTTTTCTGCATGTGTTACGAGCCATGATCTAGAAATTCAGTCAATGCTTAGGTAACTTTGGAGCCCAACTTGGTAAGGTATGCACGGAACTcgcaccccctcccccacttAAGGGACGCAACTAAGTACAGGCTGGCTtgaaagaagagagagagaaagtacTTGCAGTTCATCGGCACAGATCGTCTCGTGGCATTTGAAACCCTGATAGTTATGATCGGGCATCGGCAGAACCAGTCAATGTCAACAATCCAAAATCGCAATCAGCCGCATCACGGTATCAATAGACCATCAGCTACCTCGCACCCACCCTTCGCACTGCACATTCCTCAGGTGACATGAAATACTCCGCGCTTTCATAACCTACGGCGGCTCAACTATTCTAAATCCTCGCTAGTCTCCGGAGACTTACGGTTCCAATTCGTTTTGGCATCCATCGCAGTTAGCATGATAAGTCACTCATACAGCCTACGCACAGTCAGGTTCCTGTACATCTCGTCAATCGATTTCACGGACTGCAACAGTAAAATAGTCTCCAAGTAGAGGAGACTGCGAAAGCTGATCCACGATACTACCTGAGTGAGATTTACTAGGCTTTATCTACTGCCGGACAAACACATTCGTTACCCAGCGACATGGACGTCTCTAGTGAAGACAGCGCGGCTCAATCTACAGTGGAAGTGGTCACGAAAACAAAGCTTCAGCTACCAGCTAGTTGCGACCCGCCCCAGCCCGACGGCGAGAGAAAGCAGTTGGTATGGGTGGTAAGACACGGAGATGGAAACCCTTCATCTTCTTTAGATTGCTGATGTTAACTTTATTGTTACAGGTGTTCGGTGGAACGGGCCATATGGGCAGATCTCTCGTGAAGTCCGCCTTGTCCAAAGGAGATCTTGTCTCGTCCGTGGGACGAGTCTTCGAGACGAGCCTCGAGGATATGTCAGCTCACCAAGACAAAGACAACTATCTGGGGCTACTATGTGATGTGCGCTCGAAAGACTCCGTGGCGCGCGTGATTGGCAGGACGTTAGGGCGATTCCAGCGCGTCGATGTGGTCGCCAACTGCTCCGGCTATGGCGTCATAGGCGCATGCGAGGACCAGGACGAGCACGAGATTCGGAATCAGTTTGAGACGAATTTCATGGGTACTCTCAACATCATCCAAGCCACATTGCCCTATTTCCGCCAGCAGAATGGCGGCCGCTATCTCATCTTCAGCTCGACATCTGGGGCACTGGGAGTTCCTGGCCTTGGCCCGTATTGTGCCACCAAATATGCCGTCGAAGGGCTGATAGAGGCTATGCTCTACGAGACGGATTCGTTCAACGTCAAGGCGACCCTCGTGGAGCCCGGATTCGTCCGCAGGGATGAGCCCGACGCCTTGGCAACCCCGCTGCCTACCTGGGGCCACTTCCTTATCAAACCAGCAAGCGAGGCCTACGCGCAAGCAACATCACCAGCACTGCATGCCAAGAGGATGGTTCAATGGCTCGGCGACCGCCAGCCGACGAGTGCCGTCAAGTGTGCTGAGCTTGTCTGGCAGCTGGCCCACTGCTCGTATCCTCCGCTACGGTTACTCCTGGGAAGCTATGCCATTGAGAGTATCCGCGATAGGTTGCGGTCCGTTACAGAAGAGTTGGAGGACTGGAAGCATCTGAACTTTCCTTCTATGGCAGAAGCGGGTGGTGAGGGCGGAGGAAAGGACAGCAAACCAGACCATGACGAGAGCATGGCCGATTCGGGGCAGGAC
The genomic region above belongs to Colletotrichum higginsianum IMI 349063 chromosome 2, whole genome shotgun sequence and contains:
- a CDS encoding Short-chain dehydrogenase, producing the protein MDVSSEDSAAQSTVEVVTKTKLQLPASCDPPQPDGERKQLVWVVFGGTGHMGRSLVKSALSKGDLVSSVGRVFETSLEDMSAHQDKDNYLGLLCDVRSKDSVARVIGRTLGRFQRVDVVANCSGYGVIGACEDQDEHEIRNQFETNFMGTLNIIQATLPYFRQQNGGRYLIFSSTSGALGVPGLGPYCATKYAVEGLIEAMLYETDSFNVKATLVEPGFVRRDEPDALATPLPTWGHFLIKPASEAYAQATSPALHAKRMVQWLGDRQPTSAVKCAELVWQLAHCSYPPLRLLLGSYAIESIRDRLRSVTEELEDWKHLNFPSMAEAGGEGGGKDSKPDHDESMADSGQDAPSQET